A window from Henckelia pumila isolate YLH828 unplaced genomic scaffold, ASM3356847v2 CTG_466, whole genome shotgun sequence encodes these proteins:
- the LOC140872652 gene encoding uncharacterized protein produces the protein METAFEFMQITDEDRLRCATYMFRDDARVWWNGAKAALNLTTLTWNGFKDVFYGKYFTVSTRNRLAREFLEIRQGNMSIAEYVKKFERGRYFVPMISGDPAEELKHFTEGLNAFIRKDVRLSGAKNYKDAVDQAMLSEKDRNDIIRESQAKRSSYQNRDQQGNANRKRPYQAPPQHRPYQQQQYRPQGQKQLALSAPKPVAPTACQKCGKLHSGQCMAGTGVCFLCKKPGHYRKDCPQSKEPVRGRVFAMTHDQVDPNTAIATGMINVSSNPAHVLIDTGATHSFISIEFVNKSGLVPDKSISRFSISLPSGEELSSDLIIRGCSIQMQGHELYADLIILKMSDFDVIFGMDWLSCYEATIDCKRRTVSLKTKDGETFLFHATPKNNSSLLISVGKAWQLLNKGCADFLASVTCDQELPRSKLEDVEVVRDFPEVFPDDISGLPPAREVKDEDIHKTAFRTRYGHYEFLVMPFGVTNALAVFMDLMNRVFQPFLDQFVIVFIDDILIYSRSSDEHRQHLTTCEKSFLVLKKKLMTAPVLAIPEGTGRFVIYTDASKSGLGAVLMQDGNVIAYASRQLKIHEKNYPTHDLELAAVVFALKLWRHYLYVADALSRKSATLNRMTTQQELIADFERLRLKVVEPMEVCALSALTMVPSFLDKIRTGQASDQQLLTWKLKDEAKGGALYTVKDGIVHHKGRKWVPAVDSLREDVMTEAHTVPYSIHQGSTKMFKDLQMLYWWPGMKKDIVKFISKCLTCQQVKVEHQRPAGLLKPLHIPTWKWEDVTMDFVIGLPITQRRMNSIWIIVDRLTKSAHFLPVRNNFSMNQYAELYIREVVRLHGVPARIVSDRDPRFTSNFWKSLHHGLGTKLAFSTTFHPQTDGQSERVIQILEDLLRACMIDFGGNWESKLPLVEFTYNNSYQATIGMTPYEALMLTAQSRQKSYADKRRRDLEFQGEFDSGFMERD, from the exons ATGGAGACTGCTTTTGAATTCATGCAGATCACAGATGAGGATAGATTGAGATGTGCTACCTATATGTTCCGTGATGACGCTCGTGTTTGGTGGAATGGAGCCAAAGCAGCGTTGAACCTAACCACCCTtacttggaatggattcaaggATGTGTTCTACGGCAAATATTTCACGGTGAGCACCCGAAACAGGTTGGCTAGAGAGTTTTTGGAGATCCGTCAAGGAAACATGTCAATTGCGGAGTATGTAAAGAAGTTTGAAAGGGGAAGATACTTTGTACCGATGATTTCTGGTGATCCTGCTGAAGAGTTGAAACATTTCACAGAAGGATTGAATGCCTTCATCAGAAAGGATGTTAGACTAAGTGGAGCGAAAAATTACAAAGATGCGGTGGATCAGGCCATGCTGTCCGAAAAGGACAGAAACGACATTATCAGAGAGTCACAAGCAAAAAGATCTAGTTATCAGAATCGGGACCAACAAGGAAATGCTAACAGAAAGAGACCGTACCAAGCCCCACCCCAACACCGACCATACCAACAGCAGCAGTATCGACCTCAGGGGCAGAAACAATTGGCTCTATCAGCACCAAAACCGGTTGCACCAACAGCTTGTCAAAAATGTGGAAAACTTCACTCAGGTCAATGCATGGCAGGGACTGGAGTATGTTTCCTTTGCAAAAAGCCAGGGCACTATCGAAAAGATTGCCCTCAATCCAAAGAACCAGTAAGAGGACGAGTTTTTGCAATGACACATGATCAAGTGGATCCGAATACAGCTATAGCTACAGGTATGATTAATGTTTCCAGTAATCCCGCTcatgtcttaattgatactggagctacACATTCATTCATATCTATTGAATTTGTTAATAAATCGGGTTTAGTACCGGATAAGTCAATATCGAGATTTAGTATATCCTTGCCTTCAGGGGAAGAATTGAGTAGTGATTTGATCATCAGAGGATGCAGTATACAGATGCAAGGTCATGAGTTGTATGCTGATCTTATTATCCTCAAAATGTCGGACTTTGACGTGATATttggtatggattggttgtcttgTTACGAGGCTACCATAGACTGTAAACGGAGGACggtttccttgaaaactaaGGATGGAGAAACGTTTCTATTCCATGCCACACCGAAAAATAATTCATCTCTTTTAATTTCAGTAGGTAAGGCATGGCAACTGTTGAATAAAGGATGTGCAGATTTCCTCGCAAGTGTCACTTGCGACCAAGAATTACCTCGATCGAAACTTGAAGACGTCGAGGTAGTGAGAGATTTCCCAGAAgtatttcctgatgatatttcaggattacctccagctaGGGAG gtgaaagatgaagatattcATAAGACGGCTTTcaggactcgttatggccactatgagtttttaGTCATGCCATTTGGAGTTACCAATGCACTGGCAgtattcatggatcttatgaacagaGTGTTTCAGCCTTtcttagatcagtttgtcatagtattcatagatgacatactgATTTACTCTCGTAGTTCAGATGAGCATCGTCAGCATCTAACTACA TGTGAGAAAAGCTTTTTAGTGttaaagaaaaagttgatgacAGCACCAGTACTAGCCATACCAGAAGGAACAGGTCGATTCGTAATTTATACAGATGCTTCCAAGAGTGGATTAGGGGCTGTCTTGATGCAAGATGGAaatgtgatagcatatgcttcacgacagttgaagattcatgaaaagAATTACCCTACCCATGACCTTGAATTGGCAGCAGTTGTCTTCGCACTCAAACTGTGGagacattacctttatg tagcagatgctttgagtcgtaaatCTGCAACCTTGAACAGAATGACAACTCAACAAGAGTTGATTGCAGATTTTGAACGACTCAGATTGAAAGTAGTTGAGCCGATGGAAGTTTGTGCCCTATCAGCCTTAACAATGGTTCCAAGTTTTCTCGACAAGATTCGAACAGGTCAGGCTTCAGACCAGCAATTATTAACTTGGAAACTTAAAGATGAAGCTAAAGGGGGTGCATTGTATACAGTGAAGGATGGGATCGTGCATCACAAAGGGCGAAAGTGGGTACCAGCAGTAGATTCACTGAGGGAAGATGTGATGACTGAGGCTCACACTGTACCATATTCTATTCATCAAGGGAGTACAAAGATGTTCAAGGATTTACAGATGCTATActggtggccaggtatgaagaaagacatcGTTAAGTTTATTAGCAAATGTTTGacatgtcaacaggtcaaagttGAACATCAAAGGCCAGCAGGACTTCTGAAACCATTACACATTCCCACTTGGAAATGGGAAGATgtcaccatggactttgtgattgGACTGCCAATTACACAACgaagaatgaattcaatatggATAATAGTTGACAGGTTGACGAAGTCAGCTCACTTTTTACCAGTTAGAAacaacttctcgatgaatcaatATGCAGAGTTGTATATTCGAGAGGTagttagattgcatggagttccagcaAGGATAGTCTCTGACAGGGATCCCAGGTTCACATCGAACttttggaagagtctacatCATGGATTGGGGACAAAGTTAGCCTTCAGTACAACTTTTCATCCACAAACAGATGGACAATCTGAGCGAGTGATTCAGATACTGGAGGATTTACTTAGGGCTTGCATGATTGACTTTGGAGGAAATTGGGAATCGAAgttgcctttagtggagttcacatataacaatagttatcaagctaCTATTGGAATGACTCcttatgaggcttt AATGTTGACAGCACAGAGTCGACAGAAAAGCTACGCCGATAAGAGGCGTAGAGACTTGGAGTTTCag GGCGAGTTTGATTCTGGATTCATGGAACGAGACTAA
- the LOC140872529 gene encoding pentatricopeptide repeat-containing protein At3g49240, mitochondrial, which produces MAISKLMLFNHFTKTLIKPHRFQSHAPPCTFLPIRLFSFATPEEAAAERRKRKRRLRIEPPLSALRHQQSPQPRPPPSAAPQNPNAPKLPEPLSALSGNRLNLHNRILKLIRENDLEEAALLTRHSIYSNCRPTIYTCNSVMAAQLRQSKYAELLSLHRFITQAGVGANVVTYNLLLTVYLDCRKTEIALEQYKQLINDAPFNPSPTTYRILIKGLVDNQEIVKALEIKDEMATKGFQPDPTIYSCLMLGQAKNSNADGVFELYEELKEKLGTEEIMDGVIYGNLIKGYFLKNMEAEAMDCYGKVLGEGSQIKMSSVAYNYILEALSKNGKFEEALKLFERMKDEHDPPKKLSVNLGSYNVIVDGYCAEKRFSEAIEVFNSMGQKRCSPDPLSFNVLIDQLCSNDMLAEAEQLYKGMGDLKVSPDEYTFVTLMDTCFKENRPDDAALYFRTMVDSKLRPSLGVYNRLVDGLVKVGKKDDAKSFFDLMQPKLKMDDDAYKFIMNVLFEAGKHEEVLKIVDGMLREDQNELSEEVEEFVREGLRKEGKEDAVTNLKLEIEREKAEAAAKVAEEAERAKASARAAIASLLPSKLLGNKDGENNETEDGLPADSKATPLSENGKLLNGNEEADETSAEVISAIGDAEEETEEAERNLANERVTA; this is translated from the coding sequence ATGGCGATTTCGAAGCTCATGCTTTTCAATCATTTCACTAAAACCCTAATAAAACCCCACCGCTTCCAATCGCACGCGCCGCCGTGTACCTTCCTCCCAATTCGCCTCTTCTCCTTCGCCACGCCGGAAGAAGCCGCCGCGGAGCGCCGGAAACGTAAAAGGCGCCTCCGTATCGAACCTCCTCTGTCCGCCCTCCGCCATCAGCAATCGCCGCAGCCCCGTCCTCCGCCCTCCGCCGCCCCGCAGAACCCTAATGCTCCGAAACTTCCTGAACCTCTATCTGCACTCTCCGGGAACCGGCTCAACCTCCATAACCGCATATTGAAGCTTATCCGAGAGAACGATTTGGAAGAAGCTGCCCTCCTCACTCGCCACTCCATTTATTCCAATTGCCGGCCTACGATTTACACATGCAACTCTGTAATGGCGGCGCAGCTGCGGCAGTCCAAGTATGCGGAGCTTCTGTCCCTTCACCGTTTCATCACGCAAGCCGGCGTGGGTGCCAATGTTGTAACTTACAATCTCCTCCTCACCGTTTATCTTGATTGCCGGAAAACAGAAATAGCATTGGAGCAATACAAGCAGTTGATTAATGACGCTCCGTTTAACCCCTCTCCTACCACTTACAGGATTTTGATTAAAGGGCTTGTTGATAATCAGGAAATAGTAAAGGCTTTGGAGATCAAGGATGAAATGGCGACAAAGGGGTTTCAACCAGACCCAACTATATATTCCTGTTTGATGTTGGGGCAAGCTAAGAATTCTAACGCGGATGGTGTTTTTGAGTTGTATGAGGAATTGAAGGAAAAATTAGGAACAGAGGAGATTATGGACGGGGTGATTTATGGGAATTTGATAAAAGGTTATTTCTTGAAAAATATGGAAGCTGAGGCGATGGATTGTTATGGAAAAGTTTTGGGGGAAGGTTCACAAATTAAAATGAGTTCAGTTGcctataattatattttggagGCTTTGAGCAAGAATGGAAAGTTTGAGGAGGCATTGAAGTTGTTTGAGAGGATGAAAGACGAGCATGATCCCCCGAAAAAATTGAGTGTGAACTTGGGGAGTTACAATGTTATTGTGGATGGGTATTGTGCAGAGAAGAGGTTTAGTGAAGCCATTGAGGTCTTCAATAGCATGGGGCAGAAGAGGTGTAGTCCGGATCCATTATCTTTTAATGTATTGATTGATCAATTATGTAGTAATGACATGTTAGCTGAGGCAGAGCAGTTGTATAAGGGGATGGGTGATTTGAAGGTGAGCCCAGATGAGTATACTTTTGTTACACTGATGGATACATGCTTCAAGGAAAATAGGCCCGATGACGCAGCTCTGTATTTTAGGACAATGGTTGACTCAAAGTTGAGGCCTAGTTTGGGAGTCTATAACCGGTTGGTTGATGGTTTGGTCAAGGTTGGAAAGAAGGATGACGCGAAGTCATTTTTTGATTTGATGCAACCCAAGCTGAAGATGGATGATGATGCTTATAAGTTCATCATGAATGTTTTGTTCGAGGCTGGTAAGCATGAGGAGGTTCTTAAGATAGTAGATGGCATGTTGAGGGAGGATCAAAATGAATTAAGTGAGGAAGTTGAGGAGTTTGTTCGAGAGGGGTTGAGGAAAGAAGGCAAAGAGGATGCGGTGACAAATCTTAAACTGGAAATAGAAAGGGAGAAGGCTGAGGCAGCAGCTAAAGTGGCTGAAGAAGCTGAAAGAGCCAAGGCCAGTGCTAGGGCTGCCATTGCCTCTTTGCTACCTTCTAAATTGTTGGGAAACAAAGACGGTGAGAATAACGAAACAGAAGATGGGTTACCAGCAGATTCCAAGGCAACACCACTTtctgaaaacgggaaactcctgaACGGAAATGAAGAGGCCGATGAAACTTCTGCTGAGGTTATTTCTGCCATTGGAGATGCTGAAGAAGAAACAGAGGAGGCAGAGAGAAATCTTGCAAATGAACGGGTTACAGCTTGA
- the LOC140872435 gene encoding E3 ubiquitin-protein ligase SINAT5-like: MATVEMENVECVSASDVIEDEEIQSSVSSLSHPQQYSTKPRNVVPTSVHELLECPVCTNSMYPPIHQCHNGHTLCSTCKTRVHNRCPTCRQELGDIRCLALEKVAESLDLPCKYYSLGCPEIFPYYNKLKHEGVCNFRPYNCPYAGSECAVTGDIPYLVAHLRDDHKVDMHTGCTFNHRYVKSNPREVENATWMLTVFNCFGQCFCLHFEAFQLGMAPVYMAFLRFMGDENDARNYSYSLEVGANGRKLIWEGTPRSIRDSHRKVRDSHDGLIIQRNMALFFSGGDKKELKLRVTGRIWKEQQNPEAGVCIPNLCS, from the exons ATGGCAACAGTTGAAATGGAAAATGTGGAGTGTGTATCTGCATCAGATGTCATTGAAGATGAAGAGATCCAGTCATCGGTGTCTTCTCTCTCTCATCCCCAGCAGTATTCCACAAAGCCTCGTAATGTAGTTCCCACAAGCGTTCATGAATTGCTGGAATGTCCTGTTTGCACCAATTCGATGTACCCACCAATCCATCAA TGTCACAATGGGCATACTCTCTGTTCGACTTGCAAGACAAGGGTGCATAATCGATGTCCTACATGCAGACAAGAGCTTGGGGATATCAGGTGCTTAGCATTAGAAAAAGTTGCTGAGTCACTAGACCTGCCATGCAAGTACTACTCATTGGGATGCCCCGAAATATTTCCTTATTACAACAAACTCAAACACGAGGGAGTTTGTAATTTCAGACCCTACAATTGTCCATACGCCGGATCAGAATGTGCAGTTACAGGGGACATTCCATATCTCGTTGCCCATTTGAGAGATGACCACAAAGTGGACATGCACACAGGATGCACTTTCAATCACCGATATGTCAAGTCAAACCCCCGTGAAGTGGAAAATGCTACATGGATGTTGACA GTGTTCAATTGTTTTGGACAATGTTTTTGCCTCCACTTCGAAGCATTTCAGCTTGGCATGGCCCCTGTTTACATGGCGTTCCTACGCTTTATGGGTGATGAAAATGATGCCCGCAACTACAGCTATAGTTTAGAGGTAGGAGCAAATGGCAGAAAACTCATATGGGAGGGTACCCCAAGAAGCATTAGAGATAGCCATCGTAAAGTCAGGGATAGTCATGATGGCCTTATTATTCAGCGAAATATGGCACTTTTCTTCTCTGGAGGTGACAAGAAGGAGCTTAAGCTCAGAGTTACTGGAAGAATATGGAAAGAGCAACAGAACCCGGAAGCTGGGGTGTGCATACCAAATCTTTGTAGTTAA